The following are encoded together in the Nocardioides thalensis genome:
- a CDS encoding SAM-dependent methyltransferase — protein MTTPRGIAPTIASLFRGGVPLWIKAYDGSEAGALDQPYGLEIATERALSYLMTAPGDLGLARAYVAGDLVLHGAHPGDPYEAFRLLKDHTGFRTPRPAEAIAIVRELGVSHLVPPPPPPQEHMPAWRHRMEGLRAMAKWGRHSQERDADAIHHHYDVSNRFYEMVLGPSMTYTCAVYPTDDATLEEAQEHKYDLVCRKLDLQPGQRLLDLGCGWGGMVRHAAKHYGVKALGVTLSREQATWAQQRIKEERLDDVAEVRFSDYRDIPETGFDAVSSIGLTEHIGVANYPAYFGFVRDRLKPYGRLLNHCITRHDNADRSTGAFIDRYVFPDGELIGSGTIVRAIEDAGLEVQHHENFRTHYARTLAGWCRNLEDNWDECVAETDEGTARVWGLYMAGSRIAFERNEIQLHHVLATKTVDGESGYPLRHEFGV, from the coding sequence ATGACAACCCCCCGAGGCATCGCGCCGACGATCGCGTCCCTCTTCCGCGGCGGCGTCCCCCTCTGGATCAAGGCCTACGACGGCAGCGAGGCCGGCGCGCTCGACCAGCCCTACGGACTGGAGATCGCCACCGAGCGCGCCCTGTCCTACCTGATGACGGCGCCGGGTGACCTCGGCCTGGCGCGGGCGTACGTCGCCGGCGACCTGGTGCTGCACGGCGCCCACCCCGGCGACCCCTACGAGGCGTTCCGGCTCCTCAAGGACCACACCGGGTTCCGCACGCCCCGGCCGGCCGAGGCGATCGCGATCGTCCGCGAGCTCGGCGTCAGCCACCTCGTGCCGCCCCCGCCGCCGCCCCAGGAGCACATGCCCGCCTGGCGGCACCGGATGGAGGGCCTGCGCGCCATGGCGAAGTGGGGGCGCCACTCGCAGGAGCGCGACGCCGACGCGATCCACCACCACTACGACGTCTCCAACCGGTTCTACGAGATGGTCCTCGGGCCGTCGATGACCTACACCTGCGCGGTCTACCCGACCGACGACGCCACGCTCGAGGAGGCGCAGGAGCACAAGTACGACCTCGTGTGCCGCAAGCTCGACCTCCAGCCCGGCCAGCGGCTGCTCGACCTCGGCTGCGGCTGGGGCGGGATGGTCCGCCACGCCGCCAAGCACTACGGCGTCAAGGCGCTCGGCGTCACCCTCTCGCGCGAGCAGGCCACCTGGGCGCAGCAGCGGATCAAGGAGGAGCGGCTCGACGACGTCGCGGAGGTGCGCTTCTCCGACTACCGCGACATCCCGGAGACGGGGTTCGACGCGGTCAGCTCGATCGGGCTGACCGAGCACATCGGGGTGGCCAACTACCCGGCCTACTTCGGTTTCGTGCGTGACCGGCTCAAGCCGTACGGGCGGCTGCTCAACCACTGCATCACCCGGCACGACAACGCCGACCGGTCGACCGGCGCGTTCATCGACCGCTACGTCTTCCCCGACGGCGAGCTGATCGGCTCCGGCACGATCGTGCGCGCGATCGAGGACGCGGGCCTCGAGGTGCAGCACCACGAGAACTTCCGCACCCACTACGCGCGGACCCTCGCGGGCTGGTGCCGCAACCTCGAGGACAACTGGGACGAGTGCGTCGCCGAGACCGACGAGGGCACGGCCCGGGTGTGGGGCCTCTACATGGCCGGCTCGCGGATCGCGTTCGAGCGCAACGAGATCCAGCTGCACCACGTGCTCGCGACCAAGACGGTCGACGGGGAGAGCGGCTACCCGCTGCGCCACGAGTTCGGGGTGTAG